One genomic region from Tripterygium wilfordii isolate XIE 37 chromosome 20, ASM1340144v1, whole genome shotgun sequence encodes:
- the LOC119986432 gene encoding ACT domain-containing protein ACR8-like, whose product MEWAAYLDEYQKLVIRMTTPRVVIDNAVCPTATVVKVDSARRHGILLEAVQVLTDLNLSIKKAYISSDGRWFMDVFHVTDLNGNKLTDESVINYIEQSLGTINYDRASGFNGLTALELTGTDRVGLLSEVFAVLADLQCNVVEAKVWTHNGRIASLIYVKDYNSGSPIEDSQKIDRIEARLRNVLKGDNDIRSANMSVSMSAMHTERRLHQMMFADRDYERKPILQLTGDYSPVVSVQNWAERGYSVVNVQCRDRTKLLFDVVCTLTDMDYLVFHATINTAEDRAYLEFYIRHTDGTPINSEPERQRVIQCLQAAVERRASEGVRLELSTRDRQGLLADVTRTFRENGLNVTRSEISTTEEIAVNVFYVTDAMGNPADPKIIESVRQKIGLSNLKVKELPLMYQQKAEREEQPGGVGGAVLLSLGSLVRKNLYNLGLIRSYS is encoded by the exons ATGGAGTGGGCTGCTTATTTGGATGAATATCAAAAGCTTGTCATCAGAATGACCACTCCCAG AGTAGTTATTGACAATGCGGTTTGCCCTACTGCGACTGTTGTAAAG GTCGATAGTGCTAGAAGACATGGAATACTGTTGGAGGCGGTACAGGTTCTCACGGATCTGAACCTTTCGATTAAGAAGGCGTATATTTCTTCGGATGGACGGTGGTTCATGGATG TTTTTCATGTGACTGATCTAAACGGAAACAAGTTGACGGATGAGAGCGTTATCAACTATATAGAGCAG TCACTCGGAACAATTAATTATGACAGGGCAAGTGGCTTTAACGGCTTAACGGCATTAGAGCTTACTGGAACGGATCGGGTTGGTCTTCTCTCCGAGGTTTTTGCAGTACTAGCTGACCTGCAATGTAATGTGGTAGAGGCCAAGGTGTGGACTCACAATGGTCGAATAGCTTCACTCATTTATGTTAAGGACTACAATTCTGGGTCCCCTATTGAGGACTCGCAAAAAATTGATAGAATCGAAGCACGTTTAAGGAATGTACTCAAGGGTGACAATGACATTCGAAGTGCAAATATGTCGGTTTCAATGTCTGCCATGCATACTGAGAGAAGGCTTCATCAGATGATGTTTGCTGATCGTGACTATGAGAGGAAGCCCATTTTGCAACTTACTGGTGATTATTCGCCTGTCGTCTCAGTGCAGAACTGGGCAGAAAGGGGTTATTCTGTTGTGAATGTTCAGTGTAGAGATCGAACAAAGCTTCTTTTTGATGTTGTTTGCACTTTGACtgatatggattatcttgtgttCCATGCGACAATCAATACAGCAGAGGATAGAGCATATCTG GAATTCTACATTAGGCACACGGATGGAACCCCAATTAACTCAGAGCCTGAGAGGCAACGAGTGATTCAATGCCTACAAGCTGCTGTTGAAAGAAGAGCATCTGAG GGTGTGAGGCTTGAGTTAAGCACTAGAGACAGACAAGGCCTTTTAGCGGATGTGACACGCACATTCAGGGAGAATGGTCTTAATGTGACAAGGTCCGAGATATCAACAACAGAGGAAATTGCTGTAAACGTGTTCTACGTAACTGATGCTATGGGAAACCCTGCTGACCCGAAAATCATAGAATCTGTTCGACAGAAGATTGGATTGAGTAATTTAAAAGTGAAGGAATTGCCATTGATGTACCAACAGAAGGCTGAGAGAGAAGAACAGCCAGGTGGGGTCGGCGGGGCCGTGTTACTATCACTTGGTAGCTTAGTAAGAAAGAATCTATACAATTTGGGATTGATCAGATCTTATTCTTGA
- the LOC119987375 gene encoding vacuolar protein sorting-associated protein 29-like, translated as MVLVLALGDLHVPHRAPDLPAKFKSMLVPGKIQHIICTGNLCIKEVHDYLKTLCPDLHIARGEYDEETRYPETKTLTIGQFKLGLCHGHQVVPWGDLDSLAMLQRQLDVDILVTGHTHQFTAYKHEAGVVINPGSATGAYSSITYDVNPSFVLMDIDGLRVVVYVYELIDGEVKVDKIDFKKSTATTHP; from the exons ATGGTGTTGGTACTAGCTTTAGGGGATCTACATGTACCCCATAGAGCACCTGATTTGCCTGCAAAGTTTAAGTCTATGCTAGTCCCTGGCAAGATCCAACATATCATTTGCACTGGAAATTTGTGCATCAAA GAAGTACATGACTACTTGAAGACTCTTTGTCCTGACTTGCATATTGCTCGAGGTGAATATGATGAAGAGACACGATATCCAGAAACCAAAACACTAACCATTGGTCAATTTAAGTTGGGGCTGTGCCATGGTCATCAG GTTGTTCCATGGGGGGACTTAGACTCCCTAGCCATGCTTCAGAGGCAGCTGGATGTAGATATACTCGTGACGGGTCATACCCATCAGTTCACTGCTTACAAACATGAAGCAGGTGTTGTTATTAACCCGGGATCTGCAACCGGAGCCTACAGCAGCATCACTTATGATGTTAACCCCAGCTTTGTCCTCATGGACATCGATGGCCTTCGTGTCGTGGTTTATGTCTATGAACTCATCGACGGAGAGGTTAAGGTTGACAAGATTGACTTTAAGAAGTCCACAGCCACAACTCACCCGTGA
- the LOC119987374 gene encoding pentatricopeptide repeat-containing protein At3g56550, producing MVIPTETLKANAILTLLQGCNNLKWLRKLHAHVFVYGLQQNTAIANKLLNFCAISVSGSLEYAQLLFNYIEEPQTQAWNSIIRGFAQSPSPLHALIYYNRMLRFSASVSSPDTFTFSFALKACERIKAFIKCREVHGFVIRSGFDNDVIVCTGLMRAYAANKCVEKARMVFDDMSERDLVSWNAMISCYSQAGYHHETLEMFNLMRNENVGLDSFSLVGLLSSCAHVGALNRGVELHRIAREKGFVHGVYVGNALIDMYAKCGSLDGALEVFNGMQKRDVLTWNSMIVGFGVHGRGNEAVSFFRQMLMSGVKPNSITFLGVLCGCNHQGLVEKGVEFFHMMTSQFNLSPGIKHHGCLVDLYGRAGKLDKALEIIHSSRLEKDPVLWRTLLGSCKIHGNVEIGEIALKNLIQLGASNAGDHVLLATIYSRAKGAEGVARMRKNIKNLGTKTTPGWSWIEVGDRVHRFVVDDKSHPDSKKIYENLGEIIHRATLVGYVEEDYVVALNGSSSEECLESPSSCHSEKLAIAFGIATTPKGTSLRIVKNLRVCRDCHSFTKYVSKAFKRDIIVRDRVRFHHFKDGLCSCRDYW from the coding sequence ATGGTGATTCCTACTGAGACTTTAAAAGCCAATGCAATACTGACTCTCTTACAAGGATGCAACAATCTGAAATGGCTTCGAAAACTCCACGCACACGTCTTTGTTTATGGCCTTCAACAGAACACTGCCATTGCAAATAAACTCCTCAACTTCTGCGCCATCTCAGTCTCTGGCTCGCTGGAGTATGCTCAACTACTCTTCAATTACATTGAAGAGCCACAAACCCAAGCGTGGAATTCCATCATCAGAGGCTTTGCACAGAGCCCATCCCCTCTCCACGCCCTTATCTATTACAACCGAATGTTGAGATTCTCTGCTTCTGTTTCTTCTCCGGACACCTTCACTTTCTCCTTCGCACTCAAGGCCTGTGAGAGAATTAAGGCTTTTATCAAGTGCCGAGAGGTTCACGGATTTGTTATACGAAGTGGGTTTGACAACGATGTCATTGTCTGTACCGGCCTCATGCGAGCTTATGCTGCAAATAAATGTGTGGAGAAAGCGCGGATGGTGTTCGATGATATGTCTGAAAGGGATTTGGTTTCGTGGAATGCCATGATATCTTGCTACTCCCAGGCGGGTTATCACCACGAGACATTGGAAATGTTTAACTTGATGAGAAATGAGAATGTTGGTCTTGATAGTTTTTCCCTGGTGGGCTTGCTATCGTCTTGTGCGCATGTGGGTGCATTGAATAGGGGAGTTGAGTTGCATAGAATTGCCCGTGAGAAGGGCTTTGTGCATGGTGTGTATGTGGGGAATGCTCTCATTGACATGTACGCTAAATGTGGGAGTTTGGATGGTGCTCTCGAAGTGTTTAATGGGATGCAAAAGAGGGATGTTCTCACTTGGAACTCGATGATAGTTGGGTTTGGAGTCCATGGCCGTGGCAATGAAGCAGTCTCATTCTTCAGGCAGATGTTGATGTCAGGAGTCAAGCCAAATTCAATCACTTTCCTTGGCGTGCTGTGTGGATGTAATCATCAAGGCTTGGTTGAAAAGGGTGTTGAGTTTTTTCACATGATGACCTCCCAATTCAATCTGAGTCCCGGAATTAAGCACCATGGATGCTTGGTGGACCTTTATGGACGAGCTGGGAAGCTTGATAAGGCACTCGAAATCATACACAGTTCTCGTTTAGAGAAAGATCCCGTCTTGTGGAGGACCCTGCTTGGCTCTTGCAAGATCCATGGAAATGTGGAAATCGGAGAAATTGCTTTGAAAAATCTGATCCAGCTTGGGGCATCAAATGCAGGGGACCATGTCCTACTCGCAACGATATATTCTAGAGCGAAAGGCGCAGAAGGTGTTGCGAGGATgagaaaaaatatcaaaaacctaGGAACAAAGACAACTCCTGGTTGGAGTTGGATTGAAGTTGGTGATAGGGTTCATAGATTTGTTGTGGATGACAAGTCGCATCCTGactccaaaaaaatttatgaaaactTGGGGGAAATAATCCATCGAGCCACCTTGGTTGGTTATGTTGAAGAAGATTATGTTGTGGCCCTGAATGGATCCTCTTCTGAAGAGTGTCTGGAGAGTCCTAGCTCGTGTCACAGTGAGAAGCTGGCGAtcgcttttggaattgctactACACCCAAAGGAACAAGTCTTCGAATTGTGAAGAACCTAAGGGTTTGTAGAGACTGTCATTCATTTACAAAGTATGTTTCTAAAGCATTCAAGCGAGATATTATCGTTAGAGATCGAGTTCGGTTTCATCACTTCAAGGATGGCCTTTGTTCTTGCAGAGACTATTGGTGA
- the LOC119987536 gene encoding cingulin-like, with protein MGSVPMRVYFSVKADAKFKRLAFYGEIVGFVVVLLWSCSFGWLLAFEVALLLIVNINGVYFLRYMNLKARIRTATTLESEKIEANDGTEVVEENKQSESANHNQRFSANEINLATRLSEAKFRMKELQDQCHEHKKEKENLITTLNRATKSLYNFSKDLTRLREENIDLVAKLSATDSWYQFQVQTTLDYENRNAILEQENKKLQEKLNEMKSSYELFNEVKSSYEFYRTCYRDTEEDYMNLMEEKIELSSIMAAKTEFFDKTLQELADNCRVLEEENSEAHKKMLIARMSSGMVNALEEKCMRLEQEKAELKCEILDAKVDVAVVNELEEKCRRLEEEKTELMCENSAAKVGVAALKELEEKCKRLEQEKTELMSEVTAAKVAAEIYQSYLHDLDGDDLVIVG; from the exons ATGGGTTCGGTTCCAATGAGAGTGTATTTCTcagtg AAAGCTGATGCAAAGTTCAAGAGACTTGCATTCTATGGAGAAATAGTTGGTTTCGTTGTAGTGTTACTCTGGAGTTGTTCTTTCGGATGGCTCCTCGCTTTTGAAGTAGCACTCCTCCTTATCGTTAACATCAATGGAGTTTACTTTCTACGATACATGAACCTAAAAGCTCGTATTAGAACTGCAACAACTCTGGAATCTGAG AAAATTGAAGCCAATGATGGCACTGAAGTAGTGGAAGAGAACAAGCAATCAGAGTCAGCCAACCATAATCAACGTTTCTCCGCCAACGAAATCAATCTCGCAACAAGACTCAGCGAAGCCAAATTTCGAATGAAAGAGCTTCAAGATCAATGTCATGAGcacaagaaggaaaaagaaaatctaaTCACGACCCTCAATCGAGCAACCAAGTCTCTATACAATTTCTCCAAGGATCTTACAAgattgagagaagaaaacattGATTTAGTTGCCAAACTCTCCGCGACAGACTCGTGGTACCAATTTCAGGTCCAAACTACATTAGACTACGAGAACCGTAACGCCATTCTTGAGCAGGAGAACAAGAAATTACAGGAGAAACTCAACGAGATGAAATCTTCGTACGAGTTGTTCAACGAGGTAAAATCGTCGTATGAGTTCTACAGAACCTGTTATAGAGATACAGAGGAGGACTATATGAACTTAATGGAAGAGAAAATTGAACTATCTTCTATAATGGCTGCGAAAACAGAATTTTTCGATAAGACCTTGCAGGAGTTGGCAGACAATTGTAGGGTTCTTGAGGAGGAGAATTCTGAGGCTCATAAAAAGATGCTCATTGCAAGAATGTCTTCTGGGATGGTGAATGCGTTAGAAGAGAAATGTATGAGATTGGAGCAAGAGAAAGCTGAACTGAAGTGCGAGATTTTGGACGCTAAAGTCGATGTCGCGGTTGTGAATGAGTTGGAAGAGAAGTGTAGGAGGTTGGAGGAAGAGAAGACAGAGCTTATGTGTGAGAATTCTGCAGCAAAAGTTGGTGTTGCGGCTTTGAAAGAGTTGGAAGAGAAGTGTAAGAGATTGGAGCAAGAGAAGACAGAGCTCATGAGCGAGGTCACTGCTGCTAAAGTTGCTGCTGAGATATACCAATCCTATTTGCATGATCTTGATGGGGATGATTTAGTAATTGTAGGTTAA
- the LOC119986611 gene encoding ATP-dependent Clp protease proteolytic subunit-related protein 2, chloroplastic: protein MALSLNANLHQPSLSCGSKHYAGLKLQSQVPFASGRPNLTAELFKRVHKSLHFRNCKPNAMRITMMPVGTPQVPYRTPGEGGWQWVDLWNALYRERVIFIGQEIDEEFSNQVLATMLYLDSLEDNKKFYMYINGPGGDLTPTLAIYDTMKSLKNPVSTYCVGFAYNLAGFLVAGGEKGSRMAMPLSRIALQAPAGAARGQADDIRNEADELLRIRDYLYKELAKNTGQPVEKIYKDLSRMKRFNAEEALEYGLIDRIVRPPQISADAPPKDTGIGLG from the exons ATGGCACTCTCTCTTAATGCAAACCTTCATCAGCCTTCGCTCAG TTGTGGGAGCAAGCATTATGCAGGGCTGAAGCTTCAATCTCAAG ttCCATTTGCAAGTGGAAGACCTAATTTGACTGCGGAATTATTTAAACGAGTTCATAAGAGCCTCCATTTCAG GAATTGCAAACCTAACGCCATGCGAATTACAATGATGCCTGTAGGGACACCACAAGTCCCCTATAGGACACCTGGAGAGGGTGGTTGGCAATGGGTTGATTTGTGGAATGCCCTC TACCGGGAGCGCGTCATCTTCATTGGACAAGAAATAGATGAAGAATTTAGTAACCAAGTACTAGCAACAATGTTATACCTTGACAGTCTTGAAGATAATAAGAAGTTCTATATGTACATCAATGGTCCTGGGGGAGAT CTTACTCCAACCCTGGCTATCTACGACACTATGAAGAGCCTGAAGAATCCTGTTTCTACCTATTGTGTGGGCTTTGCTTATAATCTAGCAGGCTTTCTTGTTGCAGGTGGGGAAAAG GGAAGTCGTATGGCCATGCCACTTTCAAGGATTGCCCTGCAAGCCCCAGCTGGTGCTGCTCGTGGTCAG GCTGATGACATTCGTAATGAAGCAGATGAGCTGCTTAGAATCAGAGATTATCTTTACAAGGAGTTGGCTAAGAACACAGGGCAGCCTGTTGAGAAG ATTTACAAGGATTTAAGCAGGATGAAACGCTTTAATGCTGAGGAGGCCCTCGAGTATGGTCTCATTGATCGTATAGTGAGACCACCGCAAATTTCAGCTGATGCTCCTCCCAAAGATACAGGAATAGGTCTTGGTTAG
- the LOC119986421 gene encoding probable protein cornichon homolog 2 isoform X2: MCLADLEFDYINPYDSSSRINKAVFPEFFTQGALCILYLITGHWCMALFCAPYLYFNVRLYTRKQHLVDVTEIFNQLHWEKKQRLFKLGYLIVNLFLAIFWMIMTALEDHDD, from the exons ATGTGCTTGGCAGATCTAGAATTTGATTATATTAATCCTTATGATTCTTCATCTCGGATCAACAAGGCGGTTTTTCCAGAGTTTTTCACACAAGGAGCTCTGTGCATCTTATATCTTATAACAGGGCACTGGTGCATGGCGCTGTTTTGTGCTCCATATCTCTACTTCAATGTGAGGCT TTATACTCGAAAACAACATCTAGTGGATGTGACTGAGATATTCAACCAGCTTCATTGGGAAAAGAAGCAACGACTTTTCAAACTTGGCTATCTTATCGTTAACCTATTCCTCGCCATATTCTG GATGATCATGACTGCGTTGGAAGATCATGATGATTAG
- the LOC119986421 gene encoding protein cornichon homolog 4-like isoform X1, producing the protein MGDLYVWLISFFFIIALLVMVVFQLMCLADLEFDYINPYDSSSRINKAVFPEFFTQGALCILYLITGHWCMALFCAPYLYFNVRLYTRKQHLVDVTEIFNQLHWEKKQRLFKLGYLIVNLFLAIFWMIMTALEDHDD; encoded by the exons ATGGGAGATCTCTACGTATGgctcatctccttcttcttcatcatagCCCTCCTTGTCATGGTCGTCTTCCAG CTCATGTGCTTGGCAGATCTAGAATTTGATTATATTAATCCTTATGATTCTTCATCTCGGATCAACAAGGCGGTTTTTCCAGAGTTTTTCACACAAGGAGCTCTGTGCATCTTATATCTTATAACAGGGCACTGGTGCATGGCGCTGTTTTGTGCTCCATATCTCTACTTCAATGTGAGGCT TTATACTCGAAAACAACATCTAGTGGATGTGACTGAGATATTCAACCAGCTTCATTGGGAAAAGAAGCAACGACTTTTCAAACTTGGCTATCTTATCGTTAACCTATTCCTCGCCATATTCTG GATGATCATGACTGCGTTGGAAGATCATGATGATTAG
- the LOC119986420 gene encoding uncharacterized protein At4g22758-like isoform X1 — translation MSGRNLRRRLRVNAADGRRKRPPQPSPSSRRRTPPMRLSVKCSKPQRIMKRCFSEPMLLSWKGEGVSDDQESSSLGSDHGDSGGVGVLYHPQTCADVFSSTSSLPGISTGNFEGVQGYKKDAKVVVNVTVEGSPGPVRTMVKLGGCVEETIKLVLNKYNEEQRTPKIDKSSQSLYELHQSYFSLQTGLDKSELIGDIGSRSFYLRRISSNLNTNKASSSLTLDIAPPSPPAIILISAFIAQGFCKLIRRTGKLLKLLVCIE, via the exons ATGTCAGGGAGAAATCTCCGCCGGCGACTACGAGTGAACGCCGCCGATGGCCGGAGGAAGAGGCCTCCTCAACCGTCTCCGTCTTCGCGCAGGCGGACCCCGCCGATGCGACTATCGGTGAAGTGTTCAAAGCCTCAGAGGATTATGAAGCGATGCTTCTCTGAGCCGATGCTGCTGAGTTGGAAAGGCGAAGGTGTAAGTGATGATCAAGAGAGCAGTAGTTTGGGGTCCGATCACGGCGATTCCGGAGGTGTCGGAGTGCTGTATCATCCGCAGACTTGTGCCGACGTGTTTTCATCGACTTCCTCGTTGCCGGGAATCTCAACCGGAAATTTTGAG GGGGTCCAGGGTTACAAGAAAGATGCTAAGGTTGTTGTTAATGTGACGGTTGAAGGAAGTCCAGGACCTGTTCGAACCATGGTTAAATTGGGGGGTTGTGTGGAGGAGACGATCAAGCTTGTCCTGAACAAGTACAACGAAGAACAACGGACCCCTAAGATTGACAAAAGTTCACAATCCTTGTACGAGTTGCATCAATCCTATTTCAGCCTTCaaa CAGGTCTAGATAAATCAGAATTGATTGGGGATATTGGTAGCAGAAGCTTCTATCTCCGAAGAATTAGCAGTAATCTTAATACAAACAAAGCATCAAGTTCTCTGACCTTGGATATTGCTCCACCCTCACCTCCAGCTATAATTTTAATCTCAGCTTTCATCGCCCAAGGATTCTGTAAACTCATAAGAAGAACCGGTAAGCTCTTGAAGCTCTTGGtgtgcatagaatga
- the LOC119986420 gene encoding uncharacterized protein At4g22758-like isoform X2 produces MSGRNLRRRLRVNAADGRRKRPPQPSPSSRRRTPPMRLSVKCSKPQRIMKRCFSEPMLLSWKGEGVSDDQESSSLGSDHGDSGGVGVLYHPQTCADVFSSTSSLPGISTGNFEGVQGYKKDAKVVVNVTVEGSPGPVRTMVKLGGCVEETIKLVLNKYNEEQRTPKIDKSSQSLYELHQSYFSLQSLDKSELIGDIGSRSFYLRRISSNLNTNKASSSLTLDIAPPSPPAIILISAFIAQGFCKLIRRTGKLLKLLVCIE; encoded by the exons ATGTCAGGGAGAAATCTCCGCCGGCGACTACGAGTGAACGCCGCCGATGGCCGGAGGAAGAGGCCTCCTCAACCGTCTCCGTCTTCGCGCAGGCGGACCCCGCCGATGCGACTATCGGTGAAGTGTTCAAAGCCTCAGAGGATTATGAAGCGATGCTTCTCTGAGCCGATGCTGCTGAGTTGGAAAGGCGAAGGTGTAAGTGATGATCAAGAGAGCAGTAGTTTGGGGTCCGATCACGGCGATTCCGGAGGTGTCGGAGTGCTGTATCATCCGCAGACTTGTGCCGACGTGTTTTCATCGACTTCCTCGTTGCCGGGAATCTCAACCGGAAATTTTGAG GGGGTCCAGGGTTACAAGAAAGATGCTAAGGTTGTTGTTAATGTGACGGTTGAAGGAAGTCCAGGACCTGTTCGAACCATGGTTAAATTGGGGGGTTGTGTGGAGGAGACGATCAAGCTTGTCCTGAACAAGTACAACGAAGAACAACGGACCCCTAAGATTGACAAAAGTTCACAATCCTTGTACGAGTTGCATCAATCCTATTTCAGCCTTCaaa GTCTAGATAAATCAGAATTGATTGGGGATATTGGTAGCAGAAGCTTCTATCTCCGAAGAATTAGCAGTAATCTTAATACAAACAAAGCATCAAGTTCTCTGACCTTGGATATTGCTCCACCCTCACCTCCAGCTATAATTTTAATCTCAGCTTTCATCGCCCAAGGATTCTGTAAACTCATAAGAAGAACCGGTAAGCTCTTGAAGCTCTTGGtgtgcatagaatga